In Quercus lobata isolate SW786 chromosome 12, ValleyOak3.0 Primary Assembly, whole genome shotgun sequence, a genomic segment contains:
- the LOC115972553 gene encoding uncharacterized protein LOC115972553 yields MEKTLAELERVQTQILERISKLELLLDLSTPLSIADPDSVPSSNPICDTESRLSSILRTNGVNDFSFKKVPADYYDWPFEARRDALGAASIDHLCKSIVLVNTQAPSNVIDCSDRNNSKYYVVVVQYTARFNAETVKNFLYLLNNSQIAKKKFNLRLAPEETSVKLTGFEHNAVTCIGMKTDIPVILDEAIVKLHPDFFWLGGGEVDLKLGIRTSEFIDFVKPFIVSCSGT; encoded by the exons ATGGAAAAGACATTAGCAGAGCTAGAGCGAGTTCAAACCCAAATCCTGGAACGCATATCAAAACTAGAGCTATTACTCGACCTCTCTACGCCACTCTCTATCGCTGACCCTGACTCTGTTCCCTCCTCCAACCCAATCTGCGACACCGAATCTCGCCTCTCCTCTATCCTCCGAACCAACGGCGTAAACGACTTCTCGTTCAAGAAAGTCCCCGCCGATTACTACGATTGGCCATTCGAAGCCCGACGAGACGCTCTCGGCGCCGCCTCCATCGATCATCTCTGCAAAAGCATCGTCCTG GTTAACACTCAAGCACCATCTAATGTCATTGATTGTAGTGATCGAAACAATTCAAAGTATTATGTTGTTGTCGTTCAG TACACTGCTCGTTTCAATGCTGAGACTGTTAAAAACTTTCTGTATTTGCTCAACAATAGCCAGATAGCTAAAAAGAAATTCAACT TGAGGCTTGCTCCTGAGGAGACATCTGTGAAGTTAACTGGATTTGAGCACAATGCAGTGACATGTATTGGCATGAAAACAGACATTCCG GTGATTTTGGATGAAgcaattgtaaaacttcatccTGATTTCTTCTGGTTGGGTGGTGGGGAGGTTGATCTGAAGCTGGGGATCAGGACCTCTGAATTCATTGACTTTGTTAAACCTTTTATTGTCAGCTGCAGTGGTACTTGA
- the LOC115970906 gene encoding uncharacterized protein LOC115970906, whose translation MSSLVLLILLCLSLHACDASRLRLADKENRKQADYFSKDAERTKVLETTITSRSRPCPFDKCISQQKNIKYDGRNSHDKQKDSKVPFKKQENGETSGYENIMGSSFHKDLQLVRSIQELKRNVRSLLGAAQHDTAKETVDAIENEGLDNNVSIVMDYAQPHRKPPIHNEKP comes from the exons ATGTCTTCTCTTGTTCTCCTCATTCTCCTATGTCTTTCTTTGCATGCATGTGATGCCTCCCGTCTACGACTTGCTGATAAGGAGAATAGAAAACAAGCTGACTATTTCAGCAAG GATGCAGAAAGGACAAAAGTTCTTGAGACAACAATCACATCAAGGTCGAGGCCTTGCCCCTTTGATAAGTGcatatcacaacaaaaaaatataaaatacgaTGGAAGAAACAGCCATGACAAACAGAAGGATTCAAAGGTCCCTTTTAAGAAACAAGAAAATGGGGAAACTTCAG GATATGAGAATATTATGGGGTCGTCTTTCCACAAAGATTTGCAACTGGTGAGAAGCATACAG GAATTGAAGAGGAACGTACGGTCATTGCTGGGAGCTGCGCAACATGACACTGCTAAAGAAACAGTAGATGCTATAGAAAATGAGGGACTGGACAACAATGTGAGTATAGTGATGGATTATGCGCAACCCCATCGGAAACCACCCATTCACAATGAAAAGCCCTAA